Part of the Virgibacillus natechei genome is shown below.
CCCAAAGCACTCTATTTTAAAAAGGCTGAGTCTGAAATTGACATCCATATCTTCATAATTGGAAATGAAAGTAATTTATTAGAAAACTATTAAAGTAATTGAATATTCATATACTTATTAAAAAAGAACATACTTTCCCCTTGGCCATAAACAGATTTTTTAAAACTGTTCGATGAGGGTGAAAATCAGACAGCTAAAGTAAAGGTATTTGTTCAACCTGCTGTATTTGCAATTCCTTTATATTTTCAACATGATTGGTGGGAAAAACCGTTGCCCGGACATGCTTGATGATGGATAAGTGATTTTGATTCTCAAAGCCTTTCAAGCCTATGCCCATTTGAAAAACAATTCATTTGCCACCGTTTTCGCGATAGAGGTCACTGGTGTGCACTGATTTTCGCAATCAAAATTTTGTTCTCTTCGCTATCTAAAGCTTCTACCAATTGTAAGAGGCGATTCACATTTCCGGTTTTCACTATGCATCATTACCTATAAAAGCTCAGTCGGTATATCACCCAGATTTAGGAAAAGTTGGGGTTTACTAATACTTCTATTCGCCCAGAATTTTCTAATCCTTTGAGTTGGGTGTAAATAAAAGTAGTGATAAATGTTAGGCCATCAAGCTTTTTGACATACTTATCGATTCCTGGATGGTCATTCACTTTTTGTATAACTCTTGTGTCTGGTGGGAGTCTTTCAACCAATCACGAATGGTTTGATGAAGCTATCCCTTCGGTTATTATCTATTTCTGATCCAGCTCGAAGTAGCACTGACGCTAAATAAATTGTTGATAAATTATAGACGCAATTTATGGAATAATTAATATTATCAAAATATTGTTTGACTTCTCTTTTAATAATCAGTATCATATTCATTAGCAAATAGTCGACTGTATGCAATTTTGTAAGCGATTACCAAGGGGAGGGTTTTATGGTTATTTATGGTGTATCCTTGTTAGCTGTGTGTACAATTGTCGGTATCATTCTTGGAGAAGTGTTCGGATTTGTGATTGGTGTGCAAGCTAATGTTGGTGGAGTAGGGATCGCAATGCTCATTTTGGTTCTCGTTATAGATGCTTTTAAAAAACGAGGACGCTTAAGCATGCCGACCCAAGACGGGTTATCGTTCTGGGGAGCGATGTATATCCCAATTGTTGTAGCGATGGCTGCTAATCAAAATGTGGTAGGAGCAATAGAAGGTGGCCCGTTAGCGATAACCGCTGGTGTTTCTGCCGTAATTGCGGGATTCTTATTTGTTCCTCTCATTAGCAAAATTGGAAGAAACCGAAAGGATACTTATGATCCTGGAGAGGATAGAAGAATACTATGAGTGATGATTTATTTAATGTGTTTGTCGATAATGGCCTAGTATTCGCTTTTGCACTTATAGGTGCGATTATGTTTGTTGCATACCTTATCTCACGTTATTTAACACGCGGTCATGTCCATGGATCAGCGATTGCAATTGTTCTTGGACTCGTTCTAGCATACAT
Proteins encoded:
- the madL gene encoding malonate transporter subunit MadL; translated protein: MVIYGVSLLAVCTIVGIILGEVFGFVIGVQANVGGVGIAMLILVLVIDAFKKRGRLSMPTQDGLSFWGAMYIPIVVAMAANQNVVGAIEGGPLAITAGVSAVIAGFLFVPLISKIGRNRKDTYDPGEDRRIL